The proteins below are encoded in one region of Aspergillus nidulans FGSC A4 chromosome III:
- a CDS encoding uncharacterized protein (transcript_id=CADANIAT00006173), translating into MAIPRPSTPPEAPLEVTEISERSQSSRWLSRDDRIRILTLRDAGFTYQQISSQLGFTYRQVQYTCQNEQSTPRKPPGQRPKLSEEDMDNIITFISSSQRTRRLSYKRVIEELNLPCGETALARALKKRGYSRCKALRKPPLSDDTKRASIPESGLPEEQEKS; encoded by the exons ATGGCTATCCCCAGACCTAGCACCCCTCCAGAGGCGCCtttggaggtgactgagatatctgaaaggagccaaagttCTAGATGGCTAAGTCGCGATGATCGGAttcgcattttgactctacgagatgctggttttacctatcaacagatctcttctcagcttggaTTTACCTATCGTCAGGTGCAATAtacctgccagaatgagcaatctactcctcgaaagcctcctggccagcgcccgaagctatcagaagaggatatggacaatatcattacctttatctcttcatcacaacgTACGCGCCGACTATCTTATAAacgagttattgaagaactaAATCTTCCCTGCGGAGAAACTGCACTTGCTCGAGCACTTAAAAAACGAGGCTATTCCCGATGCAAAGCTCTTCGAAAGCCACCTTTATCGGACGATACAAAGCGT gcttccataccagaatctgggttaccagaagagcaggagaagagctag
- a CDS encoding S-methyl-5-thioribose-1-phosphate isomerase MRI1 (transcript_id=CADANIAT00006174) yields MVLEAIRYKDGKLSIIDQLQLPFTERYIEIRTSEEGWQAIKNMQVRGAPAIAIVAALSLASELHELSIRNKISTTAEDVTAFIRERLGHLVSSRPTAVNLSDAARKLEVIVSERSQTPGSTAQDIVNVFIQAAEGMLAKDVEDNTRIGENGAKWISMNALPTDHDKAVVLTHCNTGSLATAGYGTALGVIRSLMANNTLQHAYCTETRPYNQGSRLTAFELVHDKIPATLITDSMAAALLSRPETRVNAIVVGADRVAANGDTANKIGTYGLAVLARYHGVKFLVAAPLTTIDLATKSGGDIVIEERPPSEVTRVKGSREDDTTGDVRLETISIAAEGINVWNPAFDVTPSELIDGIITEKGVAEKDTDGRFHLEELFD; encoded by the exons ATGGTTCTGGAGGCCATCAGATATAAAGATGGTAAACTTTCCATCATTGATCAACTGCAACTACCATTTACGGAGCGTTACATTGAGATCAGAACGAGCGAGGAAGGTTGGCAAGCCATCAAGAATATGCAAGTCCGAGGGGCACCTGCTATAGCCATTGTGGCTGCCCTTTCGCTCGCGTCCGAGCTTCACGAACTCTCCATACGAAATAAGATCTCAACCACGGCAGAGGACGTAACAGCTTTCATTAGGGAACGGCTTGGACACTTGGTGAGCAGTCGACCGACTGCTGTCAATCTTAGCGATGCAGCCCGGAAGCTTGAAGTTATTGTCTCTGAGAGATCGCAAACTCCGGGCTCAACAGCACAAGACATCGTGAATGTATTCATTCAAGCTGCTGAGGGTATGCTGGCAAAAGACGTAGAGGACAATACAAGGATCGGCGAAAACGGTGCCAAATGGATATCGATGAATGCCTTGCCCACGGACCATGATAAAGCCGTTGTTCTTACGCACTGTAACACCGG CTCTCTTGCAACAGCTGGCTACGGTACTGCGCTCGGTGTGATACGTTCTCTCATGGCCAACAATACTTTGCAACATGCATACTGCACTGAAACAAGACCATACAACCAGGGCTCTAGACTGACCGCGTTCGAACTTGTTCATGATAAAATCCCGGCAACATTAATCACAGACTCCATGGCGGCAGCTTTATTGTCAAGGCCAGAGACTCgtgtcaacgccatcgtTGTTGGGGCGGACAGGGTGGCAGCTAATGGAGATACAGCAAATAAGATCGGCACCTACGGTCTTGCAGTGCTTGCTAGATACCACGGAGTCAAGTTTCTAGTTGCTGCCCCACTCACGACGATTGATTTGGCTACGAAGTCTGGCGGCGATATTGTCATAGAAGAACGACCACCTTCGGAAGTAACGAGAGTTAAAGGGTCGCGGGAAGACGATACCACCGGCGATGTGAGATTGGAAACAATCAGCATCGCGGCTGAGGGGATCAATGTCTGGAACCCTGCTTTCGATGTTACTCCCTCTGAACTCATCGACGGAATAATCACGGAGAAGGGCGTCGCAGAAAAGGACACAGATGGTCGGTTTCATTTGGAAGAGCTTTTTGATTGA
- the rps1 gene encoding ribosomal 40S subunit protein S1 (transcript_id=CADANIAT00006176): protein MAVGKNKRLSKGKKGIKKRTVDPFTRKDEYSVKAPSTFANRDVGKTLVNRTSGLKNANDSLKGRIFEVSLADLQGDEDHAFRKVKLRVDEIQGKNCLTNFHGLDFTTDKLRSLVRKWQSLIEANVTVKTTDDYLLRLFAIAFTKRRPNQIKKTTYARSSQIRAIRKKMTEIMQREASSCSLAQLTSKLIPEVIGREIEKATQGIYPLQHVHIRKVKLLKSPKFDLGALLNLHGESTTDDKGQKVEREFKEQVLESV, encoded by the exons ATGGCTGTTGGAAA GAACAAGCGCTTGTCgaagggcaagaagggtATCAAGAAGAGGACTGTTGATCCCTTCACCAGGAAGGATGAATACTCTGTGAAG GCTCCCTCTACCTTCGCGAACCGAGA CGTCGGGAAAACCCTGGTTAACCGCACCAGTGGTTTGAAGAACGCCAATGATTCATTGAAGGGTCGTATCTTTGAAGTCTCTCTCGCAGATCTACAGGGCGATGAGGACCATGCCTtccgcaaggtcaagctCCGCGTCGACGAGATCCAAGGAAAGAACTGTCTCACCAACTTCCACGGTCTGGACTTCACCACCGACAAGCTGCGTTCTCTTGTACGCAAGTGGCAGTCGCTGATCGAGGCCAACGTGACCGTGAAGACTACCGATGATTATCTCCTACGCCTTTTTGCCATCGCTTTCACGAAGAGACGCCCCAACCAGATCAAGAAGACTACATACGCTCGTTCTTCCCAGATTCGTGccatcaggaagaagatgaccgaGATCATGCAGCGGGAGGCCTCTAGCTGCTCTCTTGCCCAGCTGACGTCAAAGCTGATCCCGGAGGTTATCGGCCGTGAGATTGAAAAGGCCACGCAGGGGATCTACCCCCTCCAGCAT GTCCAcatccgcaaggtcaagctCCTTAAATCTCCGAAGTTTGATCTCGGTGCCCTGCTCAACCTGCACGGCGAGTCAACGACCGACGACAAGGGCCAGAAGGTGGAGAGGGAGTTCAAAGAGCAGGTTTTGGAGAGTGTTTAG
- a CDS encoding transcription elongation factor 1 family protein (transcript_id=CADANIAT00006177): MGKRKKSSRQPQQPKKKEPLPSTFACLFCNHENSIVVKLDKKLGLGHLSCKVCGQRFQTGINYLSAAVDVYSDWVDACDAVAKDTASKYEADEYATRPSPRTYSPEGRGIGVAEPASDLGED; encoded by the exons ATG GGCAAACGCAAGAAGTCAAGCCGCCAACCCCAGCAGCCCAAAAAG aaagagCCTCTTCCGAGCACGTTTGCATGCCTTTTTTGCAATCACGAGAACTCGATTGTGGTGAAGTTAGACAAAAAGCTGGGCTTGGGTCATTTGTCCTGCAAGGTTTGCGGACAAAGATTCCAAACTGGCATCAACT ATCTTTCCGCTGCTGTCGATGTATACTCCGACTGGGTTGATGCTTGTGATGCTGTTGCCAAGGACACAGCTAGTAAATATGAAGCCGATGAATATGCCACACGTCCCAGTCCTCGGACCTATTCACCGGAAGGCCGCGGCATTGGCGTCGCAGAGCCTGCCAGCGACTTGGGGGAGGACTGA
- a CDS encoding uracil phosphoribosyltransferase (transcript_id=CADANIAT00006178), which produces MSVMSGPAEPIPSPAQEVGPVYRSDRGKPTATVSKSISHENVHVLPQTPQLIALLTMIRDQNTGRADFIFYSNRIIRLLVEEGLNHLPVVENSVTTPVGRSYLGVKFEGKICGVSIMRAGEAMEQGLRDCCRSVRIGKILIQRDEETCMPKLFYEKLPTDISNRWVLLLDPMFATGGSATLAVETLKAKGVPEERILFLNLIASPSGVADFAQRFPKLRVVTAFIDQGLDEKKYIIPGLGDFGDRYYTL; this is translated from the exons ATGTCAGTCATGAGTGGACCAGCCGAACCTATTCCCTCACCAGCTCAAGAAGTTGGTCCAGTCTATCGGTCAGACAGGGGAAAGCCTACAGCAACAGTATCGAAAAGCATATCACATGAAAATGTCCATGTCCTTCCCCAGACTCCGCAATTGATAGCACTTTTAAC TATGATTAGAGACCAGAATACAGGTCGCGCTGATTTCATCTTCTATTCAAACCGGATAATCCGCCTCTTAGTAGAAGAAGGACTCAATCATCTTCCGGTTGTTGAAAACTCCGTCACTACTCCTGTTGGTCGGTCATATCTTGGCGTTAAGTTTGAGGGGAAAATTTGCGGCGTTTCAATCATGCGAGCAGGAGAGGCTATGGAACAGGGATTGAGAGATTGTTGTCGCTCTGTCCGAATAGGAAAGATCCTCATCCAAAGGGACGAAGAAACTTGCATGCCGAAACTCTTCTACGAAAAACTACCTACTGACATTTCAAATCGATGGGTCCTTCTTCTCGATCCAATGTTCGCGACAG GGGGATCTGCAACGCTCGCTGTTGAGACTCTAAAGGCCAAAGGTGTGCCTGAGGAACGCATACTTTTCCTTAACCTCATTGCAAGTCCTTCGGGTGTTGCAGATTTCGCGCAACGGTTTCCCAAGCTCAGGGTTGTGACCGCCTTTATCGACCAAGGTCTGGATGAAAAGAA GTATATAATTCCTGGCCTCGGGGACTTTGGCGACCGCTACTATACTCTGTAG
- a CDS encoding WAPL family protein (transcript_id=CADANIAT00006179), with the protein MSADRKRPVTYGKSPSHRPEPILRGLGDTSTRSPKSRTSPSDGFTAFSSPESSIRSPQHSPLSENSTSSSPSKRENERSVMQRKRRKLTNEETCRDRTQSQINSEASADINLCGNEDILLEISHRDDNQSSSSYWRSVPRQKHKSEPIGREHEGDNAQSVSQKDDPTCTRKRLVDSLGTTGNDGAVIIPISDAVPKSAHSSQVNVSNEAELVSTRPGSTRESVKIVTRDPGRLQNLTGPKPPISRSSRFTYSRQRSFLNDPLSLTDSEPLGIGSSYYFDTEKELRSAHVSRIPPAEDDTHDMKPVRSIHELRQAGDNARFREVVDSLFEDIEDAHTTSSGRCRGLAELCAKLLDSEFVYRFSEQGFDERLVNCTPKSLDIVSASLVLSAYKLIIIGGHASCIFSEAVWAKILELLPQFLDMDADLNTLAREPSIGLSRTAQASVRGIRSHLLPVIGAPSPYLSPQLLAVDCTESSLKVLRQSSHTICSIPASLLNRLVDFLIAKASANMNGHTLANETHFLLALFSILENYSVISEPFDRDHRLCFQRLSQLHGLLFLDHYDRSRQVSMSYVRVILNLTNREPTLCASFASQELVSGLAKIVVGNFSNVSNRSLVQEGDSLNEVILALGTLINLSEKTEQARAILVHADGSAVPIFHQLLEQFSSSINAMDQVRNMLFLIILV; encoded by the exons ATGTCTGCGGACAGAAAGCGGCCGGTGACGTATGGGAAATCGCCTTCGCATCGACCTGAACCCATTCTGCGGGGTTTAGGGGATACCTCCACAAGATCTCCTAAATCTCGTACTTCGCCCAGTGATGGATTCACAGCATTTTCCTCACCAGAGTCATCGATCAGATCGCCTCAACACTCACCTCTATCGGAAAACTCAA CTAGTTCTTCCCCTAGCAAACGAGAAAATGAGCGCAGTGTCATGCAGCGAAAGCGGAGGAAGTTGACAAATGAAGAGACGTGCCGAGATCGTACACAGAGTCAAATCAACTCGGAAGCGTCCGCAGACATCAACCTGTGCGGCAATGAAGACATTCTCCTGGAGATATCCCACCGTGACGACAATcaatcttcatcttcataCTGGCGCTCTGTTCCCCGACAGAAGCACAAATCTGAGCCTATAGGACGCGAGCATGAAGGAGACAATGCCCAGAGTGTATCTCAGAAGGATGATCCGACTTGCACACGGAAACGGTTAGTCGACTCACTGGGCACCACAGGTAATGACGGCGCAGTTATTATTCCGATTTCAGATGCTGTTCCTAAGTCGGCGCATTCTTCCCAGGTTAATGTCTCTAATGAAGCGGAGTTAGTCTCTACACGTCCGGGTTCAACCAGGGAATCAGTTAAAATAGTGACTCGTGATCCTGGGCGTTTACAAAACTTAACGGGCCCCAAACCTCCCATATCCCGATCTTCGAGATTTACGTATTCGCGACAGCGCTCGTTCTTGAATGACCCACTCAGCTTGACTGACTCCGAGCCACTTGGTATAGGAAGCTCCTACTACTTTGATACGGAAAAAGAACTGCGTAGTGCGCATGTTTCGCGCATACCTCCCGCAGAAGATGATACACATGATATGAAACCTGTTCGGAGTATTCACGAGCTTCGACAGGCCGGTGACAACGCCCGATTCCGAGAAGTCGTTGACTCACTCTTCGAGGACATTGAGGATGCACATACTACATCATCGGGGAGGTGCCGTGGGCTTGCTGAGTTATGCGCAAAGCTCCTGGACTCCGAGTTCGTCTATCGTTTCTCTGAGCAAGGCTTTGACGAACGTTTGGTCAACTGCACACCAAAAAGCCTCGACATAGTATCCGCCTCGCTTGTGCTCAGTGCTTACAAACTCATAATAATTGGAGGTCATGCTTCTTGTATATTTTCAGAAGCCGTATGGGCAAAGATCCTCGAACTCTTACCTCAATTCCTAGACATGGATGCCGACCTCAACACTTTAGCGCGAGAGCCTTCAATCGGCCTATCAAGAACAGCGCAAGCTTCAGTCAGAGGTATTCGGAGTCATCTGCTACCTGTCATAGGTGCACCTTCGCCATACCTGTCCCCTCAATTATTAGCAGTCGACTGCACCGAATCATCCTTAAAAGTTCTTCGACAGAGCAGTCACACTATCTGCTCTATTCCTGCCTCCCTGTTAAATAGGCTTGTTGACTTTTTGATAGCGAAGGCTTCTGCGAACATGAATGGTCATACACTGGCAAATGAAACTCACTTTTTGCTGGCATTATTCTCAATTCTTGAGAATTACTCTGTGATATCTGAGCCTTTTGACCGTGATCACCGCCTATGTTTCCAACGCCTTTCTCAGCTTCACGGTCTCTTATTCCTGGATCATTATGATCGCTCCCGTCAGGTTTCAATGTCCTACGTTCGGGTGATATTGAATCTTACTAACAGGGAGCCAACACTCTGCGCCAGCTTTGCGTCCCAAGAACTTGTTTCTGGACTTGCTAAAATTGTTGTTGGTAATTTTAGCAATGTTTCCAACCGCTCTCTTGTTCAGGAGGGCGACTCTCTGAATGAAGTCATCTTGGCTCTGGGCACTCTCATAAATCTATCAGAGAAGACTGAGCAGGCCAGAGCTATACTCGTACATGCCGATGGCAGTGCGGTTCCCATATTTCACCAGCTGTTAGAACAGTTTTCTAGTAGTATAAATGCTATGGACCAGGTAAGAAATATGCTCTTTTTGATCATTCTTGTCTGA
- the rhbA gene encoding putative GTPase rhbA (transcript_id=CADANIAT00006180), with protein sequence MPSAPKQRKIAIVGSRSVGKSSLTVRFVEHHFVESYYPTIENTFSQIIKYNGQDYATEIVDTAGQDEYSILNSKHFIGIHGYIIAYSVASRQSFDMVRVIRDKILNHLGADYVPLVVVGNKSDLKPEQRQVSLDEGRQLGEEFRCAFTEASARLDFNVARAFELMIGEIEKSQNPSQPTGGNKCALM encoded by the exons ATGCCTAGTGCGCCAAAACAACGCAAGATAGCTATTGTCGGCAGTCGCTCCGTGG GCAAATCCTCACTTACGGTTCGGTTTGTTGAACATCATTTTGTGGAGAGTTATTACCCGACGATTGAGAACACCTTCAGTCAAATCATCAAATACAACGGTCAGGATTATGCAACAGAGATAGTTGATACAGCCGGTCAA GATGAGTACAGTATATTGAACTCAAAACATTTCATCGGGATTCATGGATATATTATTGCCTATTCCGTGGCGTCCCGCCAATCTTTTGATATGGTAAGGGTCATCAGGGACAAGATACTGAATCATCTC GGAGCGGACTATGTTCCCCTGGTCGTTGTGGGGAATAAGAGTGACCTCAAGCCTGAACAGCGCCAAGTTTCCTTAGACGAAGGCCGACAGTTAGGTGAAGAGTTTCGCTGTGCATTTACGGAAGCTAGTGCTCGTCTTGATTTCAACGTTGCGAGAGCTTTCGAGTTGATGATTGGGGAAATTGAAAAATCCCAGAATCCATCTCAACCAACTGGTGGTAACAAATGTGCTTTAATGTGA
- a CDS encoding serine--tRNA ligase SES1 (transcript_id=CADANIAT00006181) has product MLDLADFITDRGGDPNKIKESQRRRSAPEAAVDEVITLYEEARKARYEVSQINSKLNGLLREIGKKKKNKEDATSLLEEKAKLESQRKEAESVALQKEDLRDKKIRTIGNYVHDSVPVSNNEDDNSVIRTWFPEGFVAEKPNCLSHHEVLTRLDGYDPERGVKVVGHRGYCLTGYGLFLNLALVNYGLEFLWKRGYKPNQPPHFMLREMMAKTAQLEQFDEELYKVTESEDKSTDKYLIATSEQPLSALHDSEWLQDKDLPIRYAGYSTCYRKEAGAHGKDAWGIFRVHQFEKIEQFVLTKPEDSWKAFDEMISTSEEFYKSLGLPYQVVSIVSGALNNAAAKKYDLEAWFPFQQEYKELVSCSNCTDYQARALGIRYGPKKTTDAKKSYVHALNATLCATERTLCCVLENYQTEDGFIVPEPLRKYIPGAPEFLPYTKELPKDSTSTKARSKPTTKSASGADEVSRNLKDMQL; this is encoded by the exons ATGCTTGACCTTGCCGACTTTATCACAGACCGCGGTGGAGATCCGAATAAGATCAAGGAgagccagagaagaaggtcagcCCCTGAAGCTGCGGTTGACGAAGTTATCACCTTATACGAAGAAGCTCGTAAGG CACGGTACGAGGTTTCTCAAATAAATTCCAAGCTCAACGGCCTTCTCAGGGAGATCggcaaaaagaagaag AACAAGGAGGACGCAACCAGTCttctggaggagaaggcaaagtTAGAGAGTCAGcggaaagaggcagagagtgTTGCCTTGCAGAAGGAGGATCTTAGGGACAAGAAGATTCGAACGATCGGTAACTACGTTCATGACTCAGTCCCTGTCAGCAATAATGAG GATGATAATTCTGTCATCAGAACATGGTTCCCGGAAGGCTTCGTTGCTGAGAAACCCAATTGCCTGTCGCATCATGAGGTCCTCACTCGGCTTGACGGGTATGACCCGGAGCGTGGTGTCAAGGTTGTTGGCCATCGTGGATACTGCCTAACTGGCTACGGCCTTTTCTTGAACCTTGCGCTTGTCAACTATGGGCTGGAATTCCTCTGGAAACGTGGATATAAGCCAAACCAACCGCCTCACTTCATGCTTAGAGAGATGATGGCAAAGACTGCCCAACTTGAACAATTTGATGAGGAACTCTACAAAGTCACGGAGAGCGAGGACAAATCTACCGACAAGTATCTCATTGCTACTTCGGAGCAGCCCTTATCAGCTCTACATGATAGTGAATGGCTCCAAGACAAGGATCTTCCGATTAG ATATGCTGGATACAGCACCTGCTACCGCAAGGAAGCTGGAGCTCACGGAAAAGATGCGTGGGGGATTTTCCGTGTCCATCAATTCGAGAAG ATCGAGCAATTTGTCCTCACCAAACCTGAGGATTCCTGGAAAGCTTTCGACGAAATGATCTCAACTTCGGAGGAGTTTTACAAATCGCTGGGCCTTCCCTACCAGGTTGTTTCCATAGTCTCGGGGGCTTTGAACAATGCCGCAGCGAAGAAGTACGACCTTGAAGCCTGGTTCCCTTTCCAGCAGGAATACAAGGAGCTAGTTTCTTGCTCCAACTGTACCGACTATCAAGCACGCGCCCTAGGAATTCGATATGGTCCTAAGAAAACCACTGACGCAAAGAAATCATATGTCCATGCGCTAAATGCTACACTATGCGCTACGGAGAGGACTCTCTGTTGCGTGCTTGAGAATTACCAAACAGAAGAT GGGTTCATTGTCCCAGAGCCTCTCAGGAAATATATTCCTGGTGCGCCGGAGTTTCTACCTTACACGAAGGAACTTCCGAAAGATAGCACTTCAACTAAGGCCCGATCTAAGCCCACCACGAAATCCGCGAGTGGCGCGGATGAAGTGTCCAGAAATCTAAAGGATATGCAGCTGTGA
- a CDS encoding D-3-phosphoglycerate dehydrogenase (transcript_id=CADANIAT00006182): MAASARDIKTGKDTLSLNVSQSQSFSTSPNASFQSAPSSHSGSAFATRLGPIINAKHLKPFATEDIKVLLLENVNQTGRDILSKQGYQVEFLKSSLPEDELIEKIRDVHVIGIRSKTKLTERVLKEARNLIVIGCFCIGTNQVDLQYAAEHGIAVFNSPFSNSRSVAELVICEIIALARQLGDRSNEMHNGTWNKVSNKCWEIRGKTLGIIGYGHIGSQLSVLAEAMGMSVIFYDVVNLMELGTARQVSTLDDLLSEADFITCHVPELPETKNMLGPRQFELMKDGSYLINASRGTVVDIPALIHAMRSGKIAGAALDVYPNEPAGNGDYFNNELNSWGTDLRSLKNLILTPHIGGSTEEAQRAIGVEVAEALVRYVNEGSTLGAVNLPEVTLRSLTMDEPDHARVIYIHHNVPGVLRKVNEILGDHNVDKQMTDSRGDVAYLMADISNVDNATIKDLYERLESLSSRIMTRILY, from the exons ATGGCTGCGTCTGCAAGGGACATCAAAACTGGCAAAGATACGTTGAGCCTTAATGTTTCGCAGAGCCAGAGTTTCTCGACTTCACCGAACGCTTCTTTTCAGTCCGCTCCGTCTAGCCATAGTGGCTCGGCTTTCGCAACCCGCTTGGGCCCAATCATCAATGCGAAGCACCTGAAGCCGTTTGCTACAGAGGATATCAAAGTTTTGCTCCTGGAAAACGTAAACCAGACTGGCCGGGATATCCTCAGCAAACAAGGATATCAAGTGGAATTCCTCAAGTCGTCGCTTCCCGAGGATGAACTTATAGAGAAGATCCG AGACGTCCATGTGATTGGAATCCGTTCAAAGACCAAGTTGACGGAGCGCGTTCTAAAGGAGGCCCGTAATCTCATAGTTATCGGTTGCTTTTGTATTGGAACAAACCAGGTCGACCTGCAATATGCGGCGGAGCATGGTATTGCAGTATTCAATTCCCCTTTCAGCAATTCTCGAAGTGTGGCTGAGTTGGTCATTTGTGAAATCATCGCTCTTGCTCGCCAACTTGGGGATCGTTCCAATGAAATGCACAATGGTACTTGGAACAAGGTGAGCAACAAGTGCTGGGAGATTCGAGGGAAAACACTAG GCATCATCGGGTATGGTCACATCGGTTCTCAGCTTTCGGTTCTAGCAGAGGCTATGGGAATGTCCGTCATTTTTTACGACGTGGTAAATCTCATGGAGCTAGGCACGGCGCGCCAAGTTTCGACCCTAGATGACCTCCTGTCTGAGGCTGATTTCATTACGTGCCATGTGCCCGAGCTTCCTGAAACGAAGAACATGCTGGGGCCAAGGCAGTTCGAGCTTATGAAAGATGGTAGTTATTTAATCAATGCCAGCAGGGGGACTGTCGTCGATATACCTGCCCTGATACACGCGATGCGATCCGGCAAGATTGCGGGTGCTGCTCTTGATGTTTATCCAAATGAACCCGCCGGAAATGGAGATTACTTCAACAACGAGCTAAACTCTTGGGGAACTGATCTCCGTTCCCTGAAGAACCTCATCCTGACTCCACACATTGGTGGTAGTACTGAGGAGGCACAGCGTGCAATTGGCGTTGAGGTCGCGGAAGCTTTGGTTAGATATGTCAACGAAGGTTCCACCTTAGGCGCTGTCAATCTTCCAGAGGTCACCCTTCGTTCTCTCACAATGGATGAACCGGATCATGCTCGG GTTATATACATCCATCACAACGTCCCCGGTGTTTTGCGGAAAG TCAATGAGATCCTTGGCGATCATAACGTTGATAAGCAAATGACGGACAGTAGAGGAGAT GTTGCCTACTTGATGGCTGATATCAGCAACGTCGATAACGCGACGATCAAGGACTTATACGAGAGACTCGAAAGTCTTTCAT CTCGGATTATGACGAGGATTCTGTATTAA